A region of Rhinoraja longicauda isolate Sanriku21f chromosome 31, sRhiLon1.1, whole genome shotgun sequence DNA encodes the following proteins:
- the cdk9 gene encoding cyclin-dependent kinase 9 yields MARCPDGGMGVRLSADMVKYYEVLDFQFCDEVAKYEKMAKIGQGTFGEVFKARHRQTGKKVALKKVLMENEKEGFPITALREIKILQLLKHENVVNLIEICRTKATQYNRYKGSIYLVFDFCEHDLAGLLSNANVKFTLAEIKKVMQMLLNGLYYIHRNKILHRDMKAANVLITRDGVLKLADFGLARAFSLAKNSQPNRYTNRVVTLWYRPPELLLGERDYGPPIDLWGAGCIMAEMWTRSPIMQGNTEQHQLTLISQLCGSITAEVWPNVEKYELYQKLELPKGQKRKVKDRLKAYVKDPYALDLIDKLLVLDPTQRIDSDDALNHDFFWTDPMPSDLKNMLSTHNQSMFEYLAPPRRRGSHMPQQATNQNKNPAAANQTEFDRVF; encoded by the exons ATGGCGCGGTGCCCGGACGGCGGCATGGGGGTCCGGCTCAGCGCCGACATGGTGAAGTACTACGAGGTGCTGGACTTCCAGTTTTGCGATGAGGTCGCCAAGTACGAGAAGATGGCGAAGATCGGGCAGGGCACCTTTGG GGAGGTGTTTAAAGCACGACATCGGCAGACAGGAAAAAAAGTGGCTTTGAAGAAAGTGCTAATGGAAAATGAAAAGGAAGGG TTTCCCATTACGGCcttgagagaaatcaaaatcctGCAACTGTTGAAGCACGAAAATGTGGTGAATCTTATTGAGATCTGTCGCACTAAAG CCACGCAGTATAATCGCTACAAGGGCAGCATCTACCTGGTCTTTGACTTCTGCGAGCATGACCTGGCTGGACTGCTCAGCAATGCAAACGTGAAGTTCACTTTGGCAGAAATCAAGAAGGTGATGCAGATGTTGCTGAATGGGCTCTACTACATCCATCGGAACAAG ATTTTGCATCGAGATATGAAAGCAGCCAATGTTCTAATCACTCGGGATGGTGTGCTGAAACTGGCCGACTTTGGTCTGGCTCGAGCATTCAGTCTGGCTAAGAACAGCCAGCCAAATCGCTACACCAACAGGGTGGTGACCCTGTGGTACCGACCACCAGAGCTCTTGTTAG GTGAGAGAGACTATGGACCTCCCATAGATCTGTGGGGTGCTGGATGCATCATGGCTGAGATGTGGACTCGGAGTCCAATAATGCAGGGCAACACCGAACAGCATCAGTTAACGTTGATCAGTCAGCTCTGTGGCTCCATTACAGCCGAG GTTTGGCCTAACGTTGAGAAGTATGAACTGTACCAAAAGCTGGAACTGCCTAAAGGTCAGAAGCGAAAGGTTAAAGACCGGTTGAAAGCCTACGTGAAGGACCCTTATGCACTGGACCTCATTGACAAGTTGCTTGTCCTCGACCCCACCCAGAGGATCGACAGTGACGATGCTCTTAACCACGATTTCTTTTGGACTGACCCCATGCCTTCTGACCTTAAAAACATGCTCTCCACCCACAACCAATCAATGTTTGAGTATTTAGCACCTCCCAGGAGGCGAGGCAGTCACATGCCTCAGCAGGCAACCAATCAGAACAAGAATCCTGCTGCAGCCAACCAGACAGAATTCGATCGGGTGTTCTGA